Proteins from a genomic interval of Vanacampus margaritifer isolate UIUO_Vmar chromosome 4, RoL_Vmar_1.0, whole genome shotgun sequence:
- the chs1 gene encoding chitin synthase 1 → MAPSMMEGKKSRTKMVEERNKERWDPFHISVIGAEKEQKQRCFHLAQYLVAVVVGLAVLTSAVIAKGSLLILSTLSSPKSFRSERDKQFYMLMLVFCLVCPNFLVFLKSLWKCAFKSFVQPNMRTMSFICAIECLVSLGTSIMVLVVMPQFDVLTNLFISGGVCIVPALLQLTFRLQAESWKIMFPICSLILTCAGYCLLGIDYYVRVSSFVDNQSGTCYFYIGIGIFSSLLISLCWWENPMQATNRIQETLSELDGFRDFVFVISSLLRIIVIGAVYLIHHVLIEQTIKWPNFNLGSNDWELLQIGLGLFFLQAFCSAACHWFGVVACKIHAIRMSFALPLCSTGPAVLLLGFILFITQAEQLGGDQHSTVTHFCESLEFLKDKNTTPVIFLEMTRSICRTSINSYYLQWPFSMLALEGVCMWSGLVSCTYYVWKTKVQRIERTSQLFVRRLYESAFVDLSLLLNTKMKVSRARNQESQDDIQNCVIYLCATMWHETYDEMLKILTSMFRLDRYRGDPKEDHKDCFDFECHIYVDDGFMTEKETGRRLVNSYVNDLTQVVIEVYRVFTNKEPDDVSIVETPYGGRLVFVMPEGNMLYVHLKDKGLIRNKKRWSQIMYMYYLLGWKGYLSKNPQAKRQDVTRESLISLDGEIFYMPQHDNDNKRRFISDDNVYILALDGDTDFQPKAVILLVDRLRMYQNVGAACGRIHPTGMGPMVWYQKFEYAVGHWLQKTAEHVFGSVLCSPGCFSLFRASALMDDNVLKRYTTTATRAAEYVQYDQGEDRWLCTLLLQQGWRVEYNAASDAYTNSPQEFKEFYNQRRRWGPSTLANTLDLLHSGAETVKKNSSISRLYIFYQMFTVGSSILGPASVTLMVAGAFQFVFALAGTLSIIIASIPPVFYIIICFIAKPNLQITIAAIMSVLYAFLMTASLFSIIGDMVIQGTFLTPTGVFLVSMTIMYLVTAILHPEEFGMIIYGLMYFICIPSGYLLLTIYSLVNMHIVTWGTRESNKGGAEIKKNHNVLCDRNCRLCCWDMKFQITQETENLIVQQITKQNGQQAPPLPIAGQETNQHAASNVEPEAALGTSQMAPQEELKPLPDEERREFKPFDIMSRKTDDSLEKESISTSESEDEDEDDDDNDNDDNKDNADLPVSEWVSPVKEEFLKKLTFANLKRNLKEQIRYSLRKKNYDDMCEELTLMLTDTVNGQLYGVGPEDVLTESQLEELQQELTEQARRTLKISRMERLEKKIKRAIEKTLTAPQVQKLEMDENDFWDKLIDRYLKPITDTKTHLEEVTRELKSLRNKAVFLYFIINVLWVVATFFLQAIGNDVISIKIPKLHSNGTATGEYMKVEPLSLMFLLSFAVLLLIQFLAMLYHRVYTLIHVVSYRSTEKDYKQKDDEDDDDSLVLENHNTSGLSITSDDL, encoded by the exons GGAAAGGTGGGATCCATTCCACATCAGCGTAATAGGAGCTGAGAAGGAACAGAAGCAAAGGTGTTTCCATTTGGCCCAGTACCTGGTGGCTGTTGTTGTGGGTTTAGCTGTCCTGACCAGTGCCGTCATTGCAAAG GGCTCTCTTTTGATACTGTCGACGTTGTCCAGTCCAAAATCATTCCGCAGCGAAAGGGACAAACAGTTCTACATGCTGATGCTGGTTTTCTGCCTTGTTTGCCCAAACTTCCTGgtgtttttaaaatcactgtgGAAGTGTGCCTTCAAGAGCTTCGTACAGCCCAACATGAGGACCATGTCGTTT ATTTGTGCCATAGAATGCTTGGTGTCACTTGGTACCTCAATTATGGTACTTGTGGTTATGCCTCAGTTTGACGTTCTGACAAATCTGTTCATCAGTGGAGGTGTCTGTATTGTGCCTGCGCTTCTTCAGCTCACCTTTCGACTACAGGCAGAATCTTGGAAAATTATGTTCCCAATCTGCTCCCTCATTCTAACGTGTGCTG GATATTGCCTGCTAGGAATCGACTACTATGTCCGCGTATCATCATTTGTGGATAACCAGAGTGGCACCTGCTATTTCTATATCGGAATTGGAATTTTCTCCTCATTACTCATCTCTCTTTGCTGGTGGGAAAATCCAATGCAAGCTACGAATCGGATTCAG GAAACATTGTCAGAACTGGATGGTTTCAGGGACTTTGTGTTTGTCATCAGCAGCCTTCTGAGGATAATTGTCATAG GAGCTGTATACCTGATCCACCATGTCCTCATTGAACAGACCATCAAATGGCCAAACTTCAATTTAGGCAGTAATGATTGGGAATTGTTACAAATAGGACTTGGGCTGTTTTTCTTACAG GCCTTCTGCTCAGCAGCGTGCCACTGGTTCGGGGTGGTGGCCTGTAAGATTCATGCTATCAGGATGAGTTTTGCCTTGCCCTTATGTAGCACAGGACCTGCAGTGCTCCTATTGGGATTTATACTTTTCATAACCCAAGCAGAACAACTGGGTGGAGATCAACATAGCACAGTCACAC ATTTTTGTGAAAGCTTGGAGTTCTTGAAAGACAAGAACACAACCCCTGTGATCTTTCTAGAAATGACCAGGAGCATCTGCCGAACATCAATTAACAG ctatTACTTGCAATGGCCTTTTTCCATGCTGGCACTTGAAGGAGTATGTATGTGGTCAGGGTTGGTCTCATGCACGTACTACGTATGGAAGACAAAG GTCCAGCGTATAGAGAGAACCTCTCAGCTCTTCGTTCGGCGTCTCTATGAATCCGCTTTCGTAGACTTGTCTTTGTTACTCAACACCAAGATGAAGGTGTCTCGGGCTCGGAATCAAGAAAG CCAAGACGACATCCAGAACTGTGTCATCTATTTATGTGCCACCATGTGGCATGAGACCTATGATGAAATGCTGAAGATTCTGACCTCCATGTTCAG attgGATCGTTACCGAGGCGATCCAAAAGAGGATCATAAggactgttttgattttgagtgtCACATTTACGTGGATGACGGATTCATGACTGAAAAAGAAACAGGGAGGAGGCTGGTTAACTCATATGTTAATGATTTGACTCAAGTTGTCATCGAGGTTTACAG GGTTTTTACCAACAAAGAGCCTGATGATGTATCCATTGTGGAAACTCCATATGGTGGCAGACTTGTATTTGTAATGCCAGAAGGCAACATGCTCTACGTTCACCTGAAAGACAAAGGTCTCATCAGGAACAAGAAAAGATGGTCGCAG atTATGTACATGTATTATCTACTTGGCTGGAAGGGCTACCTTTCCAAAAACCCTCAGGCTAAA CGCCAAGACGTAACCAGAGAGTCTTTAATCTCTTTGGATGGTGAGATATTCTACATGCCccagcatgacaatgacaacAAAAGAAGATTCATCTCAGATGACAACGTATACATCCTGGCTCTGGACGGCGACACCGACTTCCAGCCTAAAGCTGTGATTTTGCTAGTAGACAG GCTGAGGATGTATCAAAATGTCGGGGCAGCCTGTGGACGAATCCATCCTACTGGAATGG GTCCCATGGTGTGGTACCAGAAGTTTGAATATGCAGTGGGTCATTGGCTCCAGAAGACAGCAGAGCACGTTTTTGGGTCTGTCCTGTGCAGTCCAGGATGTTTCAGTCTGTTTCGAGCTTCGGCCTTAATGGACGACAACGTGCTGAAGAGATACACCACGACTGCCACAAGGGCTGCGGAATATGTCCAATATGACCAAG GGGAGGATCGTTGGTTGTGTACTTTGCTGCTGCAGCAAGGTTGGCGTGTGGAATACAACGCCGCATCTGATGCCTACACCAACTCGCCACAGGAGTTTAAAGAGTTTTATAACCAGAGGAGACGGTGGGGACCGTCCACACTGGCTAATACATTGGACCTCCTGCACAG TGGTGCAGAAACAGTGAAGAAAAACTCCTCCATATCCAGACTTTATATTTTCTACCAGATGTTCACTGTTGGCTCCTCTATTCTCGGACCAGCCTCTGTGACTCTTATGGTGGCAG GTGCTTTCCAGTTTGTCTTTGCACTCGCTGGTACACTTTCCATCATCATTGCAAGCATTCCGCCGGTGTTCTACATCATCATTTGTTTCATCGCCAAACCAAACCTCCAGATAACAATCGCTGCCATTATGAGCGTCCTGTATGCCTTCCTCATGACGGCTTCCTTATTTTCTATAATCG GTGATATGGTGATTCAGGGTACGTTCCTAACCCCAACTGGCGTGTTCCTGGTTTCCATGACAATTATGTACTTGGTGACTGCTATCCTCCACCCCGAGGAGTTTG GAATGATCATCTACGGCCTGATGTACTTCATCTGCATTCCCAGTGGCTACCTTCTACTTACCATCTACTCACTGGTTAACATGCACATCGTGACCTGGGGCACAAGGGAATCCAACAA GGGAGGAGCCGAGATCAAGAAGAACCATAACGTGCTGTGTGATCGAAACTGCAGACTCTGCTGCTGGGACATGAAGTTTCAG ATAACTCAGGAAACGGAGAACCTTATAGTTCAACAAATCACAAAACAGAATGGACAGCAAGCCCCTCCCCTTCCAATCGCAGGCCAGGAAACAAATCAACACGCCGCTTCAAACGTGGAGCCAGAAGCTGCACTTGGCACCAGCCAGATGGCACCGCAAGAAGAACTCAAACCTCTGCCTGATGAAGAGAGGAGGGAGTTCAAACCATTTGACATCATGTCGAGGAAAAC TGATGACAGCTTGGAAAAAGAGAGCATATCAACAAGTGAAtctgaagatgaagatgaagatgatgatgataatgataacgATGACAACAAGGACAACGCAGACCTCCCAGTTAGCG AATGGGTGAGTCCGGTGAAAGAAGAGTTTTTAAAGAAGTTGACCTTTGCCAACCTTAAGAGGAACTTAAAAGAACAAATACG GTACTCCCTccgcaaaaaaaattatgatgacATGTGTGAAGAGTTGACGCTCATGTTAACAGACACTGTTAATGGGCAACTGTATGGCGTGGGACCTGAAGATGTCCTGACAGAAAGTCAACTGGAGGAACTACAACAGGAATTGACGGAGCAG GCTCGCCGCACCCTCAAGATCAGTCGCATGGAAAgattagagaaaaaaatcaagagaGCCATCGAGAAAACTCTGACTGCCCCTCAGGTGCAGAAACTAGAAATG gatGAGAATGACTTCTGGGACAAGTTGATCGACCGCTACTTGAAGCCCATTACAGACACTAAAACACATCTGGAGGAGGTCACCAGAGAGCTAAAGTCACTGCGCAACAAG GCAGTATTCCTCTATTTTATCATCAATGTGCTATGGGTGGTTGCTACCTTCTTCCTGCAAGCCATTGGAAACGACGTCATAAGCATCAAGATCCCAAAATTGCATTCAAATGGAACAGCAACTGGAGAGTACATGAAG GTGGAGCCTCTCAGCTTGATGTTTCTGTTGTCTTTTGCGGTCCTTCTCCTCATCCAGTTTCTCGCCATGTTGTATCACAG GGTCTACACTTTGATCCATGTGGTGTCATACCGCAGCACAGAGAAGGATTACAAACAGAAAGACGAT gaggacgacgacgacagTTTGGTTCTAGAGAACCATAACACCAGTGGACTTAGCATCACAAGCGATGACTTGTAG